From a single Silene latifolia isolate original U9 population chromosome 6, ASM4854445v1, whole genome shotgun sequence genomic region:
- the LOC141658779 gene encoding uncharacterized protein LOC141658779, translated as MPINIKAALRTLKFTWFLWKTWTFSLPTLDSIQNKMRSYTEYLRTFFEKTFLCSQKLLSSEQSYEKVLDLMSVYDSNSNWLVSNNIPIFTNIGLLHFSIIVFHLYCVWCTAAITADL; from the exons ATGCCGATTAATATTAAAG CTGCTCTCCGAACCTTGAAGTTCACATGGTTCTTGTGGAAAACATGGACTTTTAGCTTGCCCACATTGGACTCTATACAAAACAAGAT GAGATCGTACACTGAATATTTGAGAACGTTTTTCGAGAAGACGTTCCTATGTAGCCAGAAGCTTCTATCATCGGAACAGAGTTATGAGAAAGTGTTAGACCTGATGAGTGTATATGATTCAAATTCGAACTGGCTTGTTAGCAATAATATTCCTATCTTCACCAACATTGGTTTGTTGCATTTCAGCATTATAGTCTTTCATCTATATTGTGTTTGGTGTACTGCAGCAATTACTGCTGATCTCTGA